The proteins below come from a single Chrysoperla carnea chromosome 1, inChrCarn1.1, whole genome shotgun sequence genomic window:
- the LOC123305042 gene encoding zinc finger protein 33A-like: MEELITLEDFDKLCRICLTQNEDMKAINNTDTELIHMLEECTYMQESMYSKLKLPQQICKNCFWQLKAAFEFKQRSAVALNILYKILLRDEGQKCKTELSIEDETSSSIKIETKYEETNADENSDDDDHSSNHSTLSENDEKLEENELKNEKIEQNFHTDNEDDDSENDRTESGGEQRQRSLADILVQKYKIYDLTCNICKKELSTRSTLLRHMETHSTNRAFKFQCPVCEKGFSDKGNLNKHMNRHEGKANYKCEHCSKSYYELSALAKHAKTRHSAGPIKCPKCDQEFYHQLQLDAHEQTHTKKEFICDICGKIFQQKYHLNLHKSTHSEHRPYTCKICNNSFKHKFTLKTHIQLRHVEAERRDMCNVCGKLIHPGGMYQHLETHKNETFKCPDCDKVYTNKYVMHTHRKQVHKSGGVPKRHICEFCNKPYPYASSLRAHINMVHSGPKERIFQCHLCDKSYTRQALVNAHIRRAHIMEKSHTCPTCNKAFYTKSEWKKHNRSHTGERPYSCTICGKAFGFRNVLNTHMKVHS, encoded by the exons ATGGAAGAGTTAATAACCTTGGaagattttgataaattatgtcGAATTTGTTTAACACAAAACGAAGATATGAAGGCGATTAATAATACCGATACCGAATTAATTCATATGTTAGAAGAGTGTACTTATATGCAA GAATCAATGTactccaaattaaaattacctcAACAGAtatgcaaaaattgtttttggcaATTAAAAGCGGCATTCGAATTCAAACAGCGCAGTGCAGTAGCCTTGaatatactttataaaattttactacgCGACGAAGGACAAAAATGTAAGACTGAATTATCAATCGAAGATGAAACTAGTTCTTCTATTAAGATCGAAACAAAATACGAGGAAACTAATGCTGATGAAAACTCTGATGATGATGATCATTCATCAAATCATTCCACATTGagtgaaaatgatgaaaaattagaagaaaatgaactaaaaaatgagaagatcgaacaaaattttcacacCGATAACGAAGACGATGATTCAGAAAATGATAGAACCGAGAGTGGTGGCGAACAAAGACAACGTTCCTTAGCCGACATTCtagttcaaaaatataaaatctacgATCTAACATGCAATATATGTAAAAAGGAATTAAGTACCCGTTCAACCTTACTCCGTCACATGGAAACTCACAGCACAAATCGTgcatttaaatttcaatgtccCGTCTGCGAAAAAGGTTTTTCCGATAagggtaatttaaataaacatatgaaTCGTCACGAGGGTAAAGCAAACTATAAATGTGAACATTGTTCGAAATCATATTATGAGCTTAGTGCTTTAGCAAAACATGCGAAAACACGTCATTCAGCTGGACCCATAAAATGTCCGAAATGTGATCAGGAATTTTATCATCAATTACAGCTCGATGCACATGAGCAAACGCACACGAAAAAAGAGTTTATCTGTGATATTTGTGggaaaattttccaacaaaaatatcatttaaatttacataaaagtaCACATTCCGAGCATCGACCTTACAcgtgtaaaatttgtaataattcgTTTAAACATAAATTCACGTTAAAAACACATATACAGTTGCGTCACGTCGAAGCAGAACGTCGTGATATGTGTAACGTATGCGGTAAATTAATACATCCAGGTGGTATGTACCAACATTTAGAAACGCATAAAAATGAAACGTTCAAATGTCCCGATTGTGACAAGGTCTACACGAATAAATACGTTATGCATACGCATCGAAAACAGGTGCATAAAAGTGGCGGAGTCCCTAAACGACATATATGTGAATTTTGCAACAAACCATATCCATATGCGTCAAGTTTACGTGCCCATATTAATATGGTGCATAGTGGACCCAAAGAACGTATTTTTCAATGTCATTTATGTGATAAATCGTATACGCGACAAGCTTTAGTAAATGCACATATACGTCGAGCACATATCATGGAAAAATCGCATACGTGTCCGACATGTAATAAAGCATTTTATACGAAATCCGAATGGAAAAAACATAATCGATCACATACCGGTGAACGACCGTATTCGTGTACGATTTGTGGGAAAGCTTTTGGATttcgaaatgttttgaataCACACATGAAAGTACATTCGTAA
- the LOC123305044 gene encoding zinc finger and SCAN domain-containing protein 12-like yields the protein MPPQLSLLDFEKICRICLKLDENMIAISVNNIIEMIKECTTVQIWNEDDLPQQVCCICLKRLEDAFNLKNQSENSDKELRKLLNNKDTDFEKNEIQETEIIESTNFLSDNDYDEYSPSDQNESPESRDDFEFEDNNIQSETNDNLDKEKQVPENSECEICGKTFLNKHKLKKHLVAHSNHRPFKCTVCSKAFKENFILNKHVKTMHTNPVPKEACQICGRSISKTSLYRHLKTHENPPSYQCTVCPKKFLDADTLEKHCRRVHKKETSFDLYPFLCYICGKGCISNSELTRHMNTHEKEAKFKCSECGKAYTSDAGLRSHVKGFHLNERPFVCTVCSKAYPTKIILKHHMRTHTGEKPFKCLICMKMFALKCVLKTHMKVHGGIYLPPTDKDAIFDSE from the exons ATGCCTCCGCAATTATCTCtattagattttgaaaaaatttgtcgaatttgtttaaaattagacGAAAACATGATAGCAATTAGTGTAAATAACATAATTGAAATGATAAAGGAGTGTACAACAGTGCag ATTTGGAATGAAGATGATTTACCACAACAAGTTTGTTGCATATGTTTAAAAAGATTGGAGGATGCATTCAACTTGAAGAATCAATCAGAAAATTCGGACAAAGAACTTCGAAAACTTTTAAACAACAAAGAcactgattttgaaaaaaatgaaattcaggAAACTGAAATAATTGagagtacaaattttttatcagatAATGATTATGATGAATATTCCCCTTCCGACCAAAATGAAAGTCCTGAATCAAGAGATGATTTCGAATTTGaggataataatattcaatcgGAAACAAATGATAATCTAgataaagaaaaacaagtgcCGGAAAATAGTGAATGTGAAATttgtggtaaaacatttttaaataaacataaactcAAAAAACATTTAGTGGCACATTCAAATCATCGTCCATTCAAATGTACAGTGTGTTCTAAAGCGTTCaaagagaattttattttaaataaacatgtaAAAACAATGCACACGAATCCAGTACCTAAAGAAGCATGTCAAATATGTGGTAGATCAATATCGAAAACATCATTGTACCGACATTTAAAAACACATGAAAATCCACCATCTTATCAATGTACAGTGTGTCCAAAGAAATTCTTGGATGCGGATACACTAGAAAAACATTGTCGTCGTGTACATAAAAAAGAGACATCGTTTGATTTATATCCgtttctatgttatatatgcGGTAAAGGATGTATTTCGAATAGTGAACTAACCCGACATATGAATACACATGAAAAGGAAGCGAAATTTAAGTGTTCGGAATGTGGTAAAGCGTATACCTCAGATGCTGGATTACGTAGTCATGTTAAAGGGTTTCATTTAAACGAGCGTCCTTTTGTTTGTACAGTGTGTTCAAAGGCTTATcctacgaaaattattttaaaacatcataTGCGAACACATACCGGTGAGAAACCGTTCAAATGTTTGATATGCATGAAAATGTTTGCGCTCAAATGTGTTTTAAAAACGCATATGAAAGTGCATGGTGGAATTTATCTACCTCCAACAGATAAGGATGCGATATTCGATAGTGAATAA
- the LOC123305043 gene encoding zinc finger protein 501-like, translating to MKNIMATELDFKDFEKICRVCTRLAEKLTSIMLYNIIDMIKACTSVKIIQNDELPHQVCEICLARLQNAFNFKELCENSDYELRQIYIKKRQKEEITIEDVKLESYECKSETSELLTEQNESKWFEDKPEPEDQQNDLEDYDEMVESKGDNDTTDSENECLSKRIERSKRKLEKTEKYNCELCKHTFDGVWRLGVHMKRIHNAEGKQCTKCSLICYHELHLEAHERTHIDKKFTCDICNKNFANSRKLKKHKIAHSTDRPYHCTQCDKSFKEKCVLTQHVKRIHINPDPHEVCQICGKSVGKASLERHLTIHDKRLMYPCTECPKKFFKEISLTKHVRRVHQNEALRYMYLCNICGRGLLSKAELRRHLCTHTGEKPFECTNCDKRYNDRGALRRHIKSAHLDERPFSCTVCSRAFHTKLILQNHMRRHTGERPFPCLVCGKSFGFKTVLQTHMKVHSS from the exons ATGAAAAACATTATGGCTACTGAATTAGATTTTAAGGATTTCGAGAAAATTTGTCGGGTATGCACACGGTTAGCAGAAAAATTAACATCAATTATGTTATACAATATAATTGATATGATAAAGGCTTGTACTTCtgtaaaa attATTCAAAACGATGAATTACCGCATCAAGTTTGTGAGATATGTTTAGCTCGGTTACAAAACGCATTCAATTTTAAAGAACTATGTGAAAATTCTGATTATGAACTACGACAAATCTATATAAAGAAACGACAAAAAGAGGAAATTACTATTGAAGATGTAAAACTTGAATCATACGAATGTAAATCTGAAACATCTGAATTGTTAACGGaacaaaatgaaagtaaatggtTTGAGGACAAACCAGAGCCAGAAGATCAACAAAATGATTTAGAAGACTACGACGAAATGGTAGAAAGTAAAGGAGATAACGATACAACCGATAGTGAAAATGAATGTTTAAGTAAACGAATAGAACGTTCTAAAAGGAAACTTGAAAAGactgaaaaatataattgtgaATTATGTAAGCATACATTTGATGGTGTATGGCGATTAGGCGTTCATATGAAACGTATCCATAACGCCGAAGGAAAACAATGTACGAAATGTTCTCTGATCTGCTATCATGAGCTACATTTAGAAGCGCATGAACGCACTcatatagataaaaaatttacgtgTGATATTTGTAACAAGAATTTCGCAAATTCGCGTAAATTAAAGAAACATAAAATTGCTCATTCAACCGATCGGCCGTATCATTGCACTCAGTGTGATAAGTCATTTAAAGAGAAATGTGTACTGACACAGCATGTTAAAAGAATTCACATAAATCCTGATCCACATGAAGTATGTCAAATTTGTGGAAAATCCGTGGGGAAGGCATCACTCGAACGACATTTAACCATACACGATAAACGATTAATGTATCCGTGCACGGAATGTCCGAAAAAATTCTTCAAGGAAATATCGTTAACGAAACATGTTCGTCGTGTACATCAGAACGAAGCGTTGCGATACATGTACCTGTGTAATATTTGTGGTCGCGGTTTATTGTCCAAAGCTGAGTTACGTCGACATTTATGTACACATACGGGCGAAAAACCGTTTGAATGTACGAATTGTGATAAACGATACAATGATCGGGGTGCTTTACGCAGGCATATTAAATCGGCACACTTAGATGAACGACCTTTTTCGTGTACTGTGTGTTCAAGGGCGTTTCATACGAAACTTATTTTACAGAATCATATGCGTAGGCATACGGGTGAGAGACCGTTTCCATGTTTAGTTTGTGGGAAGTCGTTTggttttaaaactgttttacaGACACATATGAAAGTTCATTCTtcgtaa
- the LOC123306204 gene encoding oocyte zinc finger protein XlCOF19-like yields MRKTHNATGTKCNYCSFICYHRIHLETHERSHIEKKYFCDVCNKGYINKRKLKHHQISHSNERPFHCTQCDLSFKARFILTKHVKTVHVSQACEVCQICGKNVRKTYLERHLKIHEERSPYPCTECNKKFSLEKSLEIHFKRVHQNEQLKYHYLCNICGRGVVSRAELKRHLNAHKGVKPFECDICGKSYGRTGALNHHKKTVHLNQRPCVCPICSQAFHSKNILQNHMRKHTGERPYSCLVCGKSFGFRCVLKTHMRVHAT; encoded by the coding sequence ATGAGAAAAACCCATAATGCAACTGGaacaaaatgtaattattgttcatttatttGTTATCATCGAATTCATTTAGAAACACATGAACGATCGCACatcgaaaaaaagtatttttgtgaTGTATGCAATAAAGGATATATTAACAAACGGAAATTAAAACATCatcaaatttcacattcaaATGAACGACCATTTCATTGTACCCAATGCGATTTATCATTTAAAGCacgatttattttaacaaaacatgTAAAAACCGTTCACGTGAGTCAAGCGTGTGAAGTATGTCAAATATGTGGTAAAAATGTACGTAAAACATATTTAGAACGACATTTAAAAATCCACGAAGAACGCTCCCCATATCCGTGTACAGAATGTAACAAGAAATTCAGTCTAGAAAAATCActtgaaatacattttaaacGAGTACATCAAAACgaacaattaaaatatcattatttatgtaatatttgtggTAGGGGAGTTGTTTCTAGAGCCGAGTTGAAACGACACTTGAATGCGCATAAAGGTGTAAAACCATTTGAATGTGATATATGCGGTAAAAGTTATGGACGTACAGGTGCTTTGaatcatcataaaaaaactGTACATTTAAATCAAAGGCCGTGTGTATGTCCAATATGTTCACAAGCGTTTCATTCCAAGAATATTTTACAGAATCATATGCGTAAGCATACTGGCGAACGACCGTATTCATGTTTAGTTTGTGGGAAATCGTTTGGATTTCGATGTGTGTTAAAAACGCATATGCGAGTTCATGCCACTTAG